One stretch of Nicotiana tabacum cultivar K326 chromosome 18, ASM71507v2, whole genome shotgun sequence DNA includes these proteins:
- the LOC142172759 gene encoding uncharacterized protein LOC142172759: MCVVSDRHESILKATSVVYLGLAHYSCMWHIWTNIRSKFKKGHLQLHELYFATARSYTMDEFNERMLKIEEVDMRVKSYLYDIGYHRWSRVHATVNRTFTMTSNIVESLNAVTKDARELPIFDLFEYMRTLLERWTKEKLSKAKGTFTYLGHKYNKELEDNSTLSQKLRVRASTDHIHTVLDGVKRYIVCLENKKCSCGQFQLDELPCVHALAALRHRNETYENYCSPYYTRKSLLLTYEMPVNPLPDEGKWEVPQHILDEVVKPPAGDKRQPGRPHKERYKTFDETKSKKYKVSCGNCGGEGHNKRTCKNASKKK; this comes from the exons ATGTGTGTTGTTTCAGATAGGCATGAGAGTATACTGAAGGCAACATCAGTTGTCTATCTGGGATTGGCACACTACTCTTGCATGTGGCATATATGGACAAATATAAGGTCAAAATTTAAGAAGGGACATCTACAATTACATGAATTGTACTTTGCTACAGCACGGTCATACACTAtggatgaatttaatgaaaggatgTTGAAGATTGAAGAGGTAGACATGCGTGTAAAGTCTTACCTATATGATATTGGCTATCATAGATGGTCAAGAGTACATGCAACGGTAAATAGAACTTTTACTATGACGTCAAACATTGTCGAGTCGTTGAATGCTGTAACAAAAGATGCAAGAGAGCTTCCAATATTTGATCTATTTGAGTATATGAGGACTCTTCTTGAACGTTGGACAAAAGAAAAGTTATCGAAGGCAAAGGGTACTTTCACATACCTTGGTCACAAATACAACAAAGAATTGGAAGACAACAGTACATTATCTCAGAAACTAAGG gtgagggcttcaacaGATCATATACATACTGTGTTAGATGGTGTGAAGCGGTACATTGTGTGTCTAGAAAACAAGAAATGTAGTTGTGGACAATTCCAACTTGATGAACTTCCATGTGTGCATGCTTTGGCAGCATTAAGGCATAGGAATGAAACATACGAAAACTATTGCTCTCCGTATTACACAAGGAAGAGCCTTCTGCTTACCTATGAAATGCCAGTAAATCCTCTTCCTGATGAAGGCAAATGGGAAGTGCCACAACATATTTTGGATGAGGTAGTAAAGCCACCGGCGGGAGATAAAAGGCAACCAGGGAGACCTCACAAGGAAAGATATAAAACATTTGATGAAACAAAGTCAAAGAAATACAAGGTGTCATGTGGTAATTGTGGAGgtgaagggcataacaaaagaaCTTGCAAGAATGCGTCGAAAAAGAAATGA